Genomic window (Synechococcus sp. LA31):
TGATGCAGACCCCGGAGTGTCGGTGGAGTTGGTTGCAGGCCTCAGCCCTTCGGGCCGAGGCTTCCAGCTGGATGCCATCACCCAGTTGCGTGATGGTTTGCCCGCCCTGCCGGCACCGCCGCAGGCGCTGCAGCAACAGCTGCAGCTGCCCGTGGCCAGCCTGGCTCTGATCAGTGAACCAGCAAGGCTGCTCAATCCTGCTGAACCCGATCCTTGGGGGCAGTTGGTGGGTCCGCTGCTGCGGGACGCTCTGGCCCAAATGCCTGGCGCCCTGCCTGCCCTTGTGGCTGGTGCTGATCAAGGTCCCCTGCTCTGGGCGCAAGCGCGTGAGGGCTGGTTGCTCGGCACGACCCCACAGCAGCCGCCGCTTGAGGGCCTTGAGGCGGCACTCGCAGCGGAGGGATACAGCAGCTCACCGCTGCAGAGCCGCGGGCTCAACCTCCAGGCCTGGACGCGCCTCGAATCCAAGCCCGTGAAGGGCAATCCCGATCAGCTGCAGGCCCAGCTGGCCGGTGCGCGTTCACTTCAGAACGGCTGGGCCTGGTGGGGGCAGGGATTGGCTGTGCTCAACGAGCAGAGCGAGGGCCGTCAAGCTCCCCCCCAGCGGATCGACCAGCTGGAGGCCCTCGGTACACCAAAAGCCCCGCTGCAGTGGGCGATGGATGGGGCCACCGCCCAGCGGCTGCTGGCCGGTTGGCAGCCCTGGCGGCTGATCAGCGCCCTCTCCAGCAGCTCGCTCACCCCGCTGGTGGATGGCGCTGCCCTCAGCCTGGAGGCCGATGGACCTGCTGCTAAGGCCCTGCGCCTGCGCGGCTACCTGCAGCTGAAGGGTTGAGCGATGACACCTCGCAAGCGTGAGTTGCTGCTCGTCCGGCATGGCATCGCCGAAGAGCGTGCCGATGCGGCGGACGACGCCCAAAGAAGCCTCACCCCCGAGGGGCGCGAGCGCACCATCGCCCAGCTGCGCAGCCTGGTGGAGCTTGATCTCAGCTGCGATCTGGTGCTGAGCAGCCCGCTGGTGCGTGCCCGCCAAACGGCGGAGCTGGCTGTGCAGGTAGGCCTCGCGCCGGAACTGGAGCTGGCGGCAGCCCTGGCCCCGCTCGCGGATCCCCTGCCGCTGCTGGAGCGCTGGCTCGGGGCCGTTTCCCCCAGGCCAGCCTGGCGCCGGCTAGCGCTGGTGGGCCATGAACCCGACCTCAGCACCCTGGCGGCTCTGTTGATCGGCGTGCCCATGGCTCTGGCACCGGAAGCCCTGCAGTTGAAGAAAGCGGGCGCAGCCCTGTTGCAGTGGCCGAAACCACCCCAGGCCGGCCTGCTCGGTAGCGCCCGGCTGGCTCTGCTGCTGCCGCCGCGGGTGCTGTTG
Coding sequences:
- the sixA gene encoding phosphohistidine phosphatase SixA codes for the protein MTPRKRELLLVRHGIAEERADAADDAQRSLTPEGRERTIAQLRSLVELDLSCDLVLSSPLVRARQTAELAVQVGLAPELELAAALAPLADPLPLLERWLGAVSPRPAWRRLALVGHEPDLSTLAALLIGVPMALAPEALQLKKAGAALLQWPKPPQAGLLGSARLALLLPPRVLLGRRSTTPSGG
- a CDS encoding DUF3352 domain-containing protein, whose amino-acid sequence is MKARPFLAAVLAAAVALLSLGGAGWWLLWQRSPLGLQSQRLELPLAARFVPRTAPLSLHWLLAPDQPAAYARAVAAPRQRRAAAAAADRLRDGAFAAAGLDYASELAPWLGRESSFALLTPPAAQEQPGWVLALRSRDSEGARRFLQRFWQSRSLAGTDLQISSYRGMGLISGRGALLGQDPQPLATALINDDLVLIASGRGVLEQALDVSQIDELNQAASAPLQQSVDRLGRGVAILTARPQAMQQWLGLPAPDDADPGVSVELVAGLSPSGRGFQLDAITQLRDGLPALPAPPQALQQQLQLPVASLALISEPARLLNPAEPDPWGQLVGPLLRDALAQMPGALPALVAGADQGPLLWAQAREGWLLGTTPQQPPLEGLEAALAAEGYSSSPLQSRGLNLQAWTRLESKPVKGNPDQLQAQLAGARSLQNGWAWWGQGLAVLNEQSEGRQAPPQRIDQLEALGTPKAPLQWAMDGATAQRLLAGWQPWRLISALSSSSLTPLVDGAALSLEADGPAAKALRLRGYLQLKG